The Stieleria maiorica genome includes the window TGGCGTCGATCGCGCTGTGCGGGACCTTCATCAGCAGCGTGATGGCGATCAGCATCGGAATCGACGCGACCACGCCGATCCCCAGTTCGATCGCGACACTTTTCCACGCCAACTTGTCGATCCGCCCGAGGTAGGCTCGCGCGTCGATCCCCAACACCCAGGCCAGCAGCAGGCCGGCCAGACCGATGGCCAGTTCGAACCCGCATGCCCAGACGAATAGGAGCTCGTCGGACGCTTCTTCGTGGGGAGGCGTGTCTTCGTTCAAGTCAATCCAGCTCGACGAATTCCAGCGGCTGTTCCTTGCGAACGTTGGCAACCCGGATGGCCGCGTCACCGCTGAGTAGCTTGCGAAAGGTTTTTCCAACGATTTCACCGCGCCATCCGGTCAACAGCGCCGGGACCTGGTCCCCTTCCTTCGGATCCAGTTCATAGCCGAGCACTTCTTTGACGTCGTCGGCGTTACCGACGATCGATGGGGCCAGTTTGTTTTGCCGACTGATGCAGGCCATTGAGGTCGAAAGGAACTGGCTGAGCATTGGCGAGATCACGCTGCGCGATTTGCGTGTCCGGCGGGGAAGTTGGTCGTCGGGAACCTGCAAAGCCTCCCGAATCGCCGCGGAAATATCCTCGTAATGGGCGCTGTACCCTCTCCAATCCATGCCGCGGATGTTGCGGATTTTTTTGATGTCCGCCGACCCGCGTTTGGCAAGCTCGACCATCAGATCGTCCCGCATCACCCGTCGCACGGGGCGGTCCAGCGTGGCGGCGCGTTGGTCACGCCATCGCCACAGGTGACGGATGATTTCCAGTTGCCGCGGCGTCATCCCGGCACAGCCGCTGACACGTCGCCAGTTCTCGCTGGTTTCTTGCTGGATGACCTTGCGCTGTCGGATCTCGGTCTCTTCTTCCAGCCAAACCATGCGATCGAGTTTCTCGATCGCCTCGCGCTGCATCTGATACATCGCCTGCAGGTCCGTCACGTCTTGCAGGGCATAATTGAGCTGGTCGCGCGACAGTGGCCGGTGCCGCCAGTTGGTTCGCGATTCGCCCTTGGCCAGCGTTTTACCGGTCAGCCGACTGACCAGGTTTCCCAGCGAGATCGGAAACTCCATCCCGCTAAACCCGGCCGCCAATTGGGTGTCAAAAAGCCCCGCGATCGGCTGGTTGGTGAATTGGAAACAGAAGCGACACTCTTCGCGGGCCGCATGTGCGATCACCGTCCGTCCGGGTTGGACCAACAGATCCCAGAACGGTGCGGTCGTGTGCATCGCCAATGGGTCGATGATCGCCAATCGATCACCGGCGGCGACTTGAATGAGACACAATTGTGGTCGATAGCGGTCTTCGGAAACAAACTCGGTGTCGAAGGCAATGATCGGCGCATCAGCCAGTTCATCGCAGAATTGACGAAGATCGCCGATCGCACTGATCGATTCGTATTCCAAGGGTCGTTAGACTCTCTGCATCAAAATTGGAGGGAGATTCGGCTTCGTTTGCCCCAACGGCAACATCGGACGTTCTTTCGTGATCGGCCCACACTCTAACCGCCCGGCACCGGCGCGACCATCCTGCATGCCCACCAACGCCCCCTGCGACGAGCCTGTCGCGGCCCCGGAAGCACGGCCCGAGAAATCCAAACCACAGTGGCTGGTCAGCGTCCGCAACCTTGCCGAAGCCGAGCTGGCGGTCCGCTTCGGAGTCGATATTTTAGACCTGAAAGAACCGCGCCGCGGCCCGCTGGCCCCGGTTTCGGCCGAAGTTTGGCATCAGGTCGCCGATCTCGTGGCGCGGCCGCCGAGTCATCGTGACGGCGGCCCCCAATCGTCGGCCGCAGTGTTTTCAGCGGCCCAGTTGTCTGCGGCCCAGTTGTCTGCAGCACTGGGTGAATCCGCGCAAGCGGTCGCACTGGCCGATCGGGTGCCGCCGCGGTTCGCGTTCGCCAAAGCCGGCCCCAGCGGATGTGAAAGCGAATCCCAGCTCAGGGGGCTGTGGGACGCGGTCCGAGAGCGGATGCCGGCAGAGGTCGAATTGGTCGCGGTCGCTTATGCCGACCATCGCGCGGCCGGTTGCATGGAGGCCGAACGGATCATGGCCTTGGCCGCCCAGGGCGGTTTTCGGCGGGTGCTGCTGGACACGTTTGAAAAGAACGGGTGTTCAGCGATCGAAGTGTTGGGCCAGACGCGGCTGTCCCAGCTCGGTCGCTTGGCCCATCGGCAACACTTGTGGTGGTCGCTGGCCGGTTCGATCACGCTGGGGCACGTCCAACGGGTGGCCGAGCTGGTTCCGGAACGCGACGACCGCCCCGATTGTTATGCGGTCCGCGGAGCCGTTTGCGACGGCGATCGAACCGGGGCGTTGTGCGAGGCGAAGATGCGGCAGTGGCAACGCACCCTGCGGTAGCGCGTCGGTCGGTAGCGGACCGCGGAGGATTGTTGGTTTTACCCGGCCAGTTGGAATTTGCGCACTGTTGCTAGCCCGACGCGTAAGCGAGGGGCGTCGCGTGGCCCCTCGCTAACGCGTCAGGCTGGCATGAACGTGAAACAACGGTCGTTCGGCGAGATCCGCTACGCCTATGGGTGTCGTATTCCTAGACCCAATCCAGCCCGGTCAGCTTTTGCAGGCGTTCCTCGAAGTTGCCGATCAACCCCCCCACGAGCATCCACTCGCCTTTCTTCCGCAGTTCGATCTCACCGAATCGATTGATCCGAATGATCGAATCGCTCGTCACGCCGGCCTGATGCAGCTGTTTGAAATCGACTTCACCCTCGTTGACCACATCAAGCAACGTTTTTCCGGTCAGTTCAATGAATTCCATGGCTCCCTACTCAGCCTGCGGCTGGACAAATGCGATCGACGCCCGCCCATTTTCTATGCGGTCGGCGGGGCTTCGACAAGCATAGT containing:
- a CDS encoding ribonuclease D; this encodes MEYESISAIGDLRQFCDELADAPIIAFDTEFVSEDRYRPQLCLIQVAAGDRLAIIDPLAMHTTAPFWDLLVQPGRTVIAHAAREECRFCFQFTNQPIAGLFDTQLAAGFSGMEFPISLGNLVSRLTGKTLAKGESRTNWRHRPLSRDQLNYALQDVTDLQAMYQMQREAIEKLDRMVWLEEETEIRQRKVIQQETSENWRRVSGCAGMTPRQLEIIRHLWRWRDQRAATLDRPVRRVMRDDLMVELAKRGSADIKKIRNIRGMDWRGYSAHYEDISAAIREALQVPDDQLPRRTRKSRSVISPMLSQFLSTSMACISRQNKLAPSIVGNADDVKEVLGYELDPKEGDQVPALLTGWRGEIVGKTFRKLLSGDAAIRVANVRKEQPLEFVELD
- a CDS encoding (5-formylfuran-3-yl)methyl phosphate synthase → MPTNAPCDEPVAAPEARPEKSKPQWLVSVRNLAEAELAVRFGVDILDLKEPRRGPLAPVSAEVWHQVADLVARPPSHRDGGPQSSAAVFSAAQLSAAQLSAALGESAQAVALADRVPPRFAFAKAGPSGCESESQLRGLWDAVRERMPAEVELVAVAYADHRAAGCMEAERIMALAAQGGFRRVLLDTFEKNGCSAIEVLGQTRLSQLGRLAHRQHLWWSLAGSITLGHVQRVAELVPERDDRPDCYAVRGAVCDGDRTGALCEAKMRQWQRTLR